From Flavipsychrobacter sp., a single genomic window includes:
- a CDS encoding GEVED domain-containing protein, translating into MNFARSIAIRIAYVLAIVFISVSMSNAQSYCIPTYTLSCSGSTFIDNVTTTGAMTNIINNNTGCGNTAASYSDYTGNTTMKVIQDAGSSVTVNVKMGPLTGPSPCAVCNYISRIQIYVDWNQNGSFSDPGELVGAIPALTGSGSAGNLTFSVPLSAKHGVTRMRVRAASRKSVPELASSFDPCANHQEGEAEDYNFEVINPCLPPTNLSSGDVNYKSANIKWNSKGNAKLYEYYFTNDKSTIPPTSVGYKYTTDTSMLFSDLVCDTQYYFYLRSICDTTGSTIFWDTSSWTLDSFRTDPCCYNPNVSIQNITSTTAVASWSPIKTAYGYEYLVSTSPVIPVSAKGTYTTYTSAFLQGLSGGVQYYLHVRSRCTPTPLSEWNTTGLLTQPPLSVNATIGDGTFEISIFPNPVSSILSVDIKGEIGANAILEILDMTGRVLKQKSVTVRLEELNVSELPSGIFIIKYQDDQKIQQIKINKQ; encoded by the coding sequence ATGAACTTTGCCCGATCAATTGCCATAAGAATAGCTTATGTACTAGCTATAGTATTTATTAGTGTATCAATGTCAAATGCACAATCTTACTGTATTCCTACTTATACATTATCATGTAGTGGTAGTACCTTTATAGATAATGTAACAACGACAGGTGCTATGACCAATATCATCAATAACAATACAGGTTGTGGTAATACCGCTGCATCTTATTCTGACTATACTGGTAATACAACTATGAAAGTAATACAAGATGCAGGTAGTTCTGTTACCGTAAACGTAAAAATGGGACCATTGACAGGACCTAGTCCATGTGCTGTATGTAATTATATTTCTAGAATACAGATATATGTTGATTGGAACCAAAATGGAAGTTTTTCTGATCCGGGAGAACTTGTAGGAGCTATACCTGCATTAACAGGTAGTGGTAGCGCAGGTAACCTTACTTTTAGTGTGCCATTAAGTGCCAAGCATGGTGTTACTAGAATGAGAGTAAGAGCTGCTAGCCGTAAAAGTGTTCCTGAGCTTGCAAGTTCTTTTGATCCTTGTGCTAACCACCAAGAAGGAGAGGCCGAAGATTACAATTTCGAGGTGATTAATCCTTGTTTACCACCTACTAATCTCAGCAGTGGTGACGTTAATTATAAATCAGCTAATATTAAATGGAATAGTAAGGGGAATGCAAAACTGTATGAATACTATTTTACAAATGATAAGAGCACAATACCACCTACCAGTGTAGGGTATAAGTATACTACAGATACATCTATGTTATTTAGTGATTTAGTATGCGATACTCAATATTATTTCTATTTGAGAAGTATTTGTGACACTACAGGCTCTACAATATTTTGGGACACGTCTTCGTGGACATTAGACTCTTTTAGAACTGATCCTTGTTGTTATAATCCTAATGTGTCAATTCAAAATATAACAAGTACAACAGCTGTAGCTAGTTGGTCGCCTATTAAAACAGCTTATGGCTATGAATATCTTGTTAGTACCTCACCTGTTATTCCAGTATCGGCTAAAGGAACTTATACAACATATACCAGTGCGTTTTTGCAAGGTTTGTCTGGAGGTGTACAATATTACCTTCATGTTAGAAGCAGGTGTACTCCGACTCCACTGTCTGAATGGAATACAACAGGATTATTAACACAACCTCCTTTGTCTGTTAACGCAACAATTGGGGATGGAACTTTTGAAATATCCATATTTCCTAATCCTGTATCAAGTATTCTTAGTGTAGATATAAAAGGAGAGATAGGTGCTAATGCCATATTAGAAATACTTGATATGACAGGCAGGGTTCTTAAACAAAAAAGTGTAACAGTTCGGCTAGAGGAACTAAATGTATCTGAGTTGCCGAGCGGCATTTTTATTATTAAATATCAAGACGATCAAAAGATTCAACAAATAAAGATAAATAAGCAATAA